Genomic window (Alteromonas pelagimontana):
CATGGATGAGCCGCAAATTGTTATTGATGCGTTGCGCACACTAAAAGATCACGGGGTTGCCATTGCTATTGATGATTTCGGTACCGGTTTCTCATCGATGAGCTACCTGCAAAAACTGCCACTGGATCGGCTTAAGGTAGACCGTTCATTTGTCAGTGACATCAAACCGGGAAAAAGCGCGGTGATAGTAGAAACAATTGTGACGTTGGGCAATAAGCTGGGGCTTTCCACAATTGCAGAAGGTGTGGAAAAGCGCGAGCAAGCCAGCTATATGATTAAGTTAGGCTGCGACGAAGCCCAGGGCTATCTATTCGCGAAACCTATGCCGTTTGATGAATTGATGGTGCTTCTGGAAGAGAAAGGAAAAACGGTTAATGAATAGGCAAATTGTTTTAAGCGATCCTGTCGGTAATCAATGTTCTTACTCGTTTTTTAAGTAAGGGCACTACCTGATCCTCGAACCAAGGATGCCGCGTTAACCACCGATTATTTCTTCCTGAAGGGTGCGGCAGTACCAGCATTCCCGAGTGAGTTTGTGCCTGCTGCGCAACGGCTTCAGTTAAGGTTTTGTACTGAGGCAGATAATATTTCTGCGCATAACGCCCGACCAGCAATGTCATTTCTGGCTTTATCCGCGAAAATAGTAAATCATGCCAGGCGGGCGCGCATTCTTTGCGCGGGGGCGCATCAGCGCCTTTAAGATATCCGGGAAAGCAGAAACCCATTGGTACAAGTGACACGCATTGGGTGTCATAAAACGTATCTCTACTCATACCTAGCCAGTCACGTAATCTGTCTCCACTACGATCATT
Coding sequences:
- a CDS encoding uracil-DNA glycosylase family protein; translated protein: MTEKNFSEIMQEVRQCTLCKEHLPHSPNPVLAASESSPLVIIGQAPGIVAHDSSTPWNDRSGDRLRDWLGMSRDTFYDTQCVSLVPMGFCFPGYLKGADAPPRKECAPAWHDLLFSRIKPEMTLLVGRYAQKYYLPQYKTLTEAVAQQAQTHSGMLVLPHPSGRNNRWLTRHPWFEDQVVPLLKKRVRTLITDRIA